A window of the Polaribacter batillariae genome harbors these coding sequences:
- the rlmH gene encoding 23S rRNA (pseudouridine(1915)-N(3))-methyltransferase RlmH — MKIKLLAIGKTDNKNLIQLIDEYQKRLKHYIKFELEIIPDIKNVKNLSEIQQKEKEGELILSKLQNTDVLVLLDDKGKNYTSIEFSKYLQKKMNAGIKQLVLVIGGPYGFSDAVYKKASGKISFSKMTFSHQMIRLFIVEQLYRGFTILKNEPYHHE, encoded by the coding sequence ATGAAAATTAAATTACTCGCCATTGGCAAAACGGATAATAAAAATTTGATTCAGTTAATTGATGAATATCAAAAACGCTTAAAACATTATATAAAATTCGAATTAGAGATAATTCCGGATATTAAAAATGTAAAGAATTTGAGTGAAATTCAACAAAAAGAAAAAGAAGGAGAATTAATTTTATCTAAATTACAAAACACAGATGTTTTGGTTTTGCTTGATGACAAAGGAAAAAACTACACTTCTATTGAGTTTTCAAAATATCTTCAAAAGAAAATGAATGCCGGAATTAAGCAACTGGTGTTAGTAATTGGTGGCCCTTATGGTTTTTCTGATGCTGTTTATAAAAAAGCTAGTGGAAAAATATCATTCTCTAAAATGACGTTTTCCCACCAAATGATTCGCTTATTTATTGTTGAACAACTCTACAGAGGTTTTACCATTTTAAAAAATGAGCCTTATCATCATGAATAA
- a CDS encoding RsmB/NOP family class I SAM-dependent RNA methyltransferase yields MRLHRNLTFAVIDSIRDIFNEGVYADKAVEKALKRDKRWGARDRKFVAETIYDIVRWNRLYAEIAEVKVPYDRDNIWRLFSVWCILRGIALPDWNQIGDVPERRIKGRFAELSKIRKYRESIPDWMDELCVAELGEEIWTKEIAALNEQAKVILRTNTLNITKQALQKKLKSENIDTEFVPNHPDALLLPERANVFKTEAFHNGFFEVQDASSQLVAAYLDVKPGMKVVDTCAGAGGKTLHLAALMENKGQIIAMDIYESKLRKLKVRAKRNKAHNIVMRVIDSTKPIKKLHEKADRVLIDAPCSGLGVIRRNPDSKWKLQPEFIDNIKKVQQEVLQQYSKMVKPGGKMVYATCSILPSENQDQVHNFLTSEAGKKFTFISDKKVLAHISCFDGFYMALLERK; encoded by the coding sequence ATGAGATTACACAGAAACTTAACATTTGCTGTTATCGACAGTATTAGAGATATATTTAACGAAGGTGTTTATGCAGATAAAGCTGTAGAAAAAGCCTTAAAAAGAGACAAACGTTGGGGAGCAAGAGATCGTAAATTTGTTGCAGAAACCATTTACGACATTGTTCGTTGGAATCGTTTGTATGCAGAAATTGCAGAAGTAAAAGTACCTTATGATAGAGATAATATTTGGAGATTATTTTCTGTTTGGTGTATTTTAAGAGGCATTGCCTTGCCAGATTGGAATCAAATTGGCGATGTTCCAGAAAGAAGAATTAAAGGACGTTTTGCTGAATTATCTAAAATAAGAAAATATAGAGAATCTATTCCAGATTGGATGGACGAACTTTGTGTTGCCGAATTAGGAGAAGAAATTTGGACAAAAGAAATTGCTGCTTTAAACGAACAAGCAAAGGTAATTTTAAGAACCAATACTTTAAATATCACGAAACAAGCACTTCAAAAGAAGTTAAAATCTGAAAATATAGATACCGAATTTGTACCCAATCATCCAGATGCTTTATTACTTCCAGAAAGAGCCAACGTATTTAAAACGGAAGCTTTTCATAATGGTTTTTTCGAAGTACAAGATGCTTCCTCTCAATTAGTGGCAGCGTACTTAGATGTAAAACCGGGCATGAAAGTGGTAGATACCTGTGCTGGAGCTGGTGGCAAAACATTGCATTTAGCTGCATTAATGGAAAATAAAGGGCAAATTATTGCCATGGATATTTACGAAAGCAAACTTCGTAAACTAAAGGTAAGAGCCAAAAGAAATAAAGCACATAACATTGTAATGCGTGTAATTGATTCTACCAAACCCATAAAAAAATTACATGAAAAAGCAGATAGGGTCTTAATAGACGCACCCTGTTCTGGTTTAGGGGTTATTCGCAGAAACCCAGATTCTAAATGGAAATTACAACCAGAATTTATAGATAATATTAAAAAAGTACAGCAAGAAGTTTTGCAACAATATTCTAAAATGGTAAAACCTGGAGGAAAAATGGTATATGCAACCTGCTCTATATTACCGTCAGAAAATCAAGACCAAGTTCATAATTTCTTAACATCGGAAGCTGGAAAAAAGTTTACCTTTATTTCCGACAAAAAAGTGTTGGCACATATCTCTTGTTTCGATGGATTTTACATGGCGCTTTTAGAAAGAAAATAA
- a CDS encoding ABC transporter ATP-binding protein yields MEHTYKNIILKTENLTIGYQQKKQAKIVFSDVNLSIKKGKLISVLGKNGIGKSTLLRTISKVQKPLDGNVILENKNLNNYTEKELSTKLSLVLTEHLPESQLTVFELIALGRQPYTNWIDKLSKEDIEKVNLAIEQTEIKHLKNNRFYELSDGQLQRVLIARALAQDTPIIILDEPTAHLDMHHTLKIFSLLQKLVAETSKTILISTHEVNLAIQLSDDIILLTENTIFSGTSLELIKMNAFDDLFPKNIINFNKTLQQFVINKN; encoded by the coding sequence ATCGAACATACATATAAAAATATCATCCTAAAAACCGAAAATCTAACAATTGGTTATCAACAAAAAAAACAAGCGAAAATTGTTTTTTCTGACGTGAATTTATCCATCAAAAAAGGAAAACTAATTAGTGTTTTGGGTAAAAATGGTATTGGAAAATCGACCTTATTAAGAACCATTTCTAAGGTTCAAAAACCACTTGATGGCAATGTAATTCTAGAGAATAAAAATTTAAATAATTATACCGAAAAAGAACTTTCTACAAAATTAAGTTTGGTGCTCACAGAGCATTTACCAGAAAGCCAATTAACTGTTTTTGAGTTAATTGCACTTGGCAGACAACCCTACACGAATTGGATTGATAAACTCTCTAAAGAAGATATCGAAAAAGTAAATCTTGCAATCGAACAAACAGAAATAAAACATTTAAAAAACAACCGTTTTTACGAGTTAAGTGATGGGCAATTGCAACGCGTTTTAATTGCCAGAGCATTGGCACAAGACACCCCAATTATTATTTTAGATGAGCCCACTGCGCATTTAGACATGCACCATACACTAAAAATATTTTCACTTTTACAGAAATTGGTCGCAGAGACCTCGAAAACCATCTTAATTTCTACACACGAAGTTAATTTGGCAATTCAATTATCAGACGATATTATTCTATTAACAGAAAATACCATTTTCTCTGGTACTTCTTTAGAATTGATAAAAATGAATGCTTTTGACGATTTGTTTCCTAAAAATATCATAAATTTTAACAAAACGTTACAACAGTTTGTCATCAACAAAAATTAA
- a CDS encoding FecCD family ABC transporter permease: MKQKSFKKHFIFLSILLMVLFFVNISSGSVSIPFKDIFNALSGGIATKESWQTIILQFRLPKAITAILVGSGLSICGLLMQTLFRNPLAGPFVLGISSGASLGVALLILGSSLFGGFFLTNSISNWSLPIAASLGAFLVLSAVIIAANRVRNTMSILIIGLMFGSLTSAIISVLAYFSEAAKIQQYLFWSFGSLGNLSWNEILVFGSIYFLGLLGTISIVKPLNSFLLGENYAKSLGINIKKSRNIILLVTSLLTGVITAFSGPIAFVGLAVPHIARMLFSTSNHKILLPAVAILGAIILLICDGIAQLPTSEFTLPINAITSLFGAPVVIWLLIRKKKLFV; this comes from the coding sequence ATGAAACAAAAATCATTCAAAAAACATTTTATTTTTCTATCTATTTTATTGATGGTTTTGTTTTTTGTAAACATAAGTTCAGGCTCTGTTTCCATTCCTTTTAAAGACATTTTTAATGCATTATCTGGTGGCATTGCCACCAAAGAGAGTTGGCAAACCATTATTTTACAATTTAGATTACCAAAAGCAATAACTGCTATTTTGGTAGGTTCTGGCCTTTCTATTTGTGGTTTATTAATGCAAACATTGTTTAGAAATCCATTGGCAGGCCCTTTTGTTTTAGGAATTTCTTCTGGTGCAAGTTTGGGAGTTGCATTGCTTATTTTAGGTTCGTCGTTATTTGGTGGCTTTTTCTTAACCAACTCAATCTCTAATTGGTCTTTACCAATTGCTGCAAGTTTAGGAGCTTTTTTGGTTTTATCTGCTGTAATTATTGCTGCAAATAGAGTTCGAAATACCATGTCTATTTTAATTATTGGATTGATGTTTGGTAGTTTAACCTCTGCAATTATTAGCGTTTTAGCTTATTTTAGTGAAGCTGCAAAAATTCAACAATATTTATTTTGGAGCTTTGGTAGTTTAGGAAATCTTTCTTGGAACGAAATTCTTGTTTTTGGGAGTATTTATTTTCTTGGATTGTTAGGAACCATTTCAATCGTTAAACCTTTAAATAGTTTTTTGTTAGGAGAAAATTATGCGAAAAGTTTAGGAATCAATATAAAAAAAAGCAGAAACATTATATTACTGGTTACAAGTCTTTTAACAGGAGTTATTACGGCTTTTTCTGGACCTATTGCTTTTGTTGGTTTGGCGGTTCCTCATATTGCAAGAATGTTGTTTTCTACCTCTAATCATAAAATATTATTACCAGCAGTTGCTATTTTAGGTGCAATTATTTTGCTAATTTGCGATGGAATAGCTCAATTACCAACGAGTGAATTTACGCTGCCAATAAACGCAATTACATCACTTTTTGGTGCACCTGTGGTTATTTGGTTGCTAATTCGAAAAAAGAAGCTATTTGTGTAG
- a CDS encoding YihY/virulence factor BrkB family protein produces MTKEIEDKLEKIPIIGILVKLGKKIKIPGLEGMSLYDVLEMYFIGIIEGALTTRAGGIAYSFFMAIFPFLLFVLTLIPFIPIEGAQEGLLSIISDVLPPKTYDAVDSVLVDIINNQYGGLLSFGFIGSIFLMTNGVNAIFGGFEYSYHVKEVRNVFKAYFIAMLVSIVIVAFLLLAVILIIFFELILKDMVSLGWLEDNLIWLQLSRGLIFLIMIFITVSMLYHYGVKEGKHSRFFSPGAVFTTILSILTFYLFGYYVNEFAKYNELYGSIGTLLILMLFIWLNAIILLLGFELNATIYSLRRRNKTFTTPKKL; encoded by the coding sequence ATGACCAAAGAAATAGAAGACAAACTAGAAAAAATTCCTATTATTGGAATACTTGTAAAACTTGGAAAGAAAATAAAAATTCCAGGTTTAGAAGGCATGTCTTTATACGACGTTTTAGAAATGTATTTTATCGGAATTATCGAAGGTGCATTAACCACCAGAGCAGGAGGGATTGCTTATAGTTTTTTTATGGCGATTTTTCCTTTTTTGCTTTTTGTGCTTACGCTAATTCCTTTTATACCAATTGAAGGCGCTCAAGAAGGTTTGTTATCCATAATTTCTGATGTTTTGCCTCCCAAAACTTACGATGCTGTAGATTCTGTTTTGGTAGATATTATTAACAATCAATATGGTGGCTTGCTTTCTTTTGGTTTTATAGGTTCTATTTTTTTAATGACCAATGGTGTGAATGCCATTTTTGGCGGATTCGAATATTCGTATCATGTAAAAGAAGTTAGAAACGTTTTTAAAGCCTATTTTATAGCAATGTTGGTATCTATCGTTATTGTTGCTTTTTTACTGCTTGCCGTAATTTTAATCATCTTTTTCGAATTGATTTTAAAAGATATGGTTTCTTTAGGTTGGTTAGAAGACAACTTAATTTGGTTGCAATTAAGTCGTGGTCTTATCTTTTTAATTATGATTTTTATCACGGTTTCTATGTTGTATCATTATGGTGTAAAAGAAGGAAAACATTCTCGATTTTTCTCGCCAGGAGCCGTTTTTACCACTATTTTATCGATTTTAACATTTTATCTTTTTGGTTATTACGTAAACGAATTTGCCAAATACAACGAATTGTATGGCTCAATTGGTACACTCTTAATTTTAATGTTATTTATTTGGCTCAATGCAATTATTCTGCTTTTAGGTTTCGAATTAAACGCAACAATTTATAGTTTAAGAAGACGAAATAAAACCTTTACAACCCCCAAAAAATTATAA
- the nadC gene encoding carboxylating nicotinate-nucleotide diphosphorylase, which produces MISEAQFQHELDLIIKNAIREDIGDGDHTSLSCIPADAEGKAKLLVKDDGIIAGVEFTKQVFKYVDAALKVETFINDGEKVKYGDVVFHVSGKSQSILMAERLVLNAMQRMSAIATKTAFFADLLKGTKTKVLDTRKTTPGIRALEKWAVKIGGGENHRFALYDMVMIKDNHIDFAGGITAAITKTKKYLTEKGLDIKIIVEARSLEEIKEILSNEGIYRILIDNFNYEDTKKAVALIGDTCLTESSGGINEETIRKYAECGVDFISSGALTHSVYNLDLSLKAI; this is translated from the coding sequence ATGATTTCAGAAGCACAATTTCAACACGAATTAGACCTCATTATAAAAAATGCCATTAGAGAAGATATTGGAGATGGTGATCATACTTCGCTTTCTTGTATTCCTGCAGATGCTGAAGGTAAAGCAAAATTACTTGTAAAAGATGACGGAATTATTGCAGGAGTTGAATTCACAAAACAAGTTTTTAAATATGTTGATGCAGCTTTAAAAGTAGAAACTTTTATAAACGATGGCGAAAAAGTAAAATATGGTGACGTTGTTTTTCATGTTTCTGGGAAATCACAATCCATTTTAATGGCTGAACGTTTAGTGCTAAATGCAATGCAAAGAATGAGTGCTATTGCAACCAAAACTGCATTTTTTGCAGACTTACTAAAAGGCACAAAAACAAAAGTTTTAGACACTAGAAAAACAACACCTGGTATTAGAGCCTTAGAAAAATGGGCAGTAAAAATTGGAGGTGGAGAAAATCACAGATTTGCTTTGTATGATATGGTAATGATTAAAGATAATCATATAGATTTTGCTGGCGGAATTACAGCAGCAATTACAAAAACTAAGAAATATTTAACAGAAAAAGGCTTAGATATAAAAATAATTGTAGAAGCAAGAAGTTTAGAAGAAATTAAGGAAATTCTTTCTAATGAAGGTATTTATCGAATTTTAATTGATAACTTTAATTATGAAGACACAAAAAAAGCAGTGGCTTTAATTGGCGATACTTGCCTAACAGAATCTTCTGGAGGAATTAACGAAGAAACCATTAGAAAATATGCAGAATGTGGTGTCGATTTTATTTCGTCTGGTGCATTAACGCATTCAGTTTATAATTTAGATTTGAGCCTTAAAGCTATTTAA
- a CDS encoding M28 family metallopeptidase translates to MRKILYVASAVAFMACSSSKNASNEDANVDQAAKYAKSITAKDLGKHLFVYASDEFEGRETGEPGQKKAVEYLKNFYVSEGIASPLGGDDYFQEVPADFLNKRNRRTPLKDSENVVAFIKGSEKPDEIVVISAHLDHEGIKKEEIYNGADDDGSGTVAILEIAQAFQLAKKAGKGPKRSILFLHVTGEEKGLLGSKYYTDVDPIFPLANTVCDLNIDMIGRIDDRHKADPNYVYLIGSDKLSTELHNISEAVNKKYTNINLDYKYNDENDPNRFYYRSDHYNFAKNNVPVIFYFNGTHADYHRPTDTPDKINYELLENRTRLVFYTAWEVANMENRIVADKAEVKETSK, encoded by the coding sequence ATGAGAAAAATACTTTATGTTGCTAGTGCAGTCGCTTTTATGGCTTGTAGTTCTAGTAAAAATGCATCTAATGAAGATGCAAACGTAGATCAGGCTGCAAAATATGCAAAAAGCATTACAGCAAAAGATTTAGGAAAACACTTATTTGTTTATGCTTCAGACGAATTTGAAGGTAGAGAAACTGGTGAACCTGGGCAGAAAAAAGCGGTAGAATATTTAAAAAATTTCTATGTTTCAGAAGGCATTGCTTCTCCTTTAGGTGGCGATGATTATTTTCAAGAAGTACCTGCAGATTTTTTAAACAAGCGCAACAGAAGAACTCCATTAAAAGACTCTGAAAACGTGGTTGCTTTTATAAAAGGAAGCGAAAAACCCGATGAAATTGTTGTAATTTCTGCACATTTAGATCACGAAGGAATTAAAAAAGAAGAAATTTATAATGGTGCAGATGATGATGGTTCTGGAACTGTAGCCATTTTAGAAATTGCACAAGCTTTTCAACTGGCGAAAAAAGCAGGAAAAGGCCCAAAACGTTCTATTTTATTTTTACACGTAACTGGTGAAGAAAAAGGCTTGTTAGGCTCTAAATATTATACAGATGTAGATCCTATTTTTCCATTAGCAAACACCGTTTGTGATTTGAATATAGATATGATTGGTAGAATTGACGATAGGCATAAAGCAGACCCAAATTATGTATATTTAATTGGTTCAGATAAGTTAAGTACAGAGTTACACAACATTTCTGAAGCAGTAAATAAAAAATATACGAATATTAATTTAGACTATAAATATAACGATGAAAATGATCCTAATAGATTTTACTATAGATCAGACCATTACAACTTTGCAAAAAACAATGTGCCCGTTATTTTTTATTTTAATGGAACGCATGCAGATTATCACAGACCTACAGATACTCCAGATAAAATTAATTACGAGTTGTTAGAAAACAGAACACGTTTGGTTTTCTATACTGCTTGGGAAGTTGCAAATATGGAAAATAGAATTGTTGCAGACAAAGCTGAAGTAAAAGAAACTTCGAAATAA
- a CDS encoding pentapeptide repeat-containing protein — protein sequence MFEHHFYNEHFKKIDPTVSKIQKGEYDSCTFENCNFENMHISNIQFIECEFIDCNFSNSIVKDTSFKDVNFTNCKMIGVKFHECNPFLLQFSFTDCQLNFSSFYQLKAPNTIFKKCNLEEADFTEAIVNNSVFENCDLKNAIFEDSNLEKSDFRTSYHFTIHPEKNRLKNAKFSKENLLGLLTNYKIIVE from the coding sequence ATGTTTGAACATCATTTTTATAATGAACATTTCAAAAAAATAGACCCAACTGTATCTAAAATTCAGAAAGGTGAATATGATAGCTGTACTTTCGAAAATTGTAATTTTGAAAACATGCATATTTCTAACATTCAGTTTATAGAATGTGAGTTTATCGATTGTAATTTTAGCAACTCCATTGTAAAAGACACTTCTTTTAAAGATGTAAATTTTACAAATTGTAAAATGATAGGAGTAAAGTTTCATGAATGTAATCCGTTTTTATTGCAGTTTTCGTTTACAGATTGTCAGTTGAATTTTTCATCATTTTATCAATTAAAAGCGCCAAATACTATTTTTAAAAAATGTAATTTAGAAGAAGCAGACTTTACAGAGGCAATTGTAAATAATAGTGTTTTTGAGAATTGTGATTTAAAAAACGCCATTTTTGAAGACAGCAATTTAGAAAAATCAGATTTTAGAACTTCGTATCACTTTACAATCCATCCAGAAAAAAATCGTTTAAAAAACGCAAAATTTAGTAAAGAAAATTTGTTAGGCTTATTAACAAATTATAAAATTATTGTTGAATGA
- the recG gene encoding ATP-dependent DNA helicase RecG translates to MNLNYPITYIKGISVQRAALLHAELGIKTCNDLLNFFPFRYIDKTQFYAIKDLHPNSSEVQIVGKVTRVKSVAQKRGSRLVATFQDATGTMELVWFKGQKWIKDSLKINEPYVVYGKLNHYNGNFSIPHPEMELVTEYKKKLQAKMQPVYPSTEKLTNSGVSNKLMRNYIQNLLQQVYDGIQESLSIEIINDFKLMSKRDALLNVHFPKSQENLAKAQNRLKFEELFFIQLQLLRKKLINKTKNKGFVFENVGEVFNRFYKEKLPFELTNAQKRVVKEIRNDVSTGAHMNRLLQGDVGSGKTIVALLTMLLAIDNGFQATIMAPTEILANQHFTAVSELLIGMNIKVDILTGSVKTKKRREIHASLEDGSLHILVGTHALLEDKVKFKNLGIAIIDEQHRFGVAQRAKLWTKNILPPHILVMTATPIPRTLAMSVYGDLDISVIDELPPGRKEVKTVHRFDSNRLSVFKFMKDEIAKGRQVYIVYPLIEESEAMDYKDLMDGYESVSREFPSPKYQISIVHGKMKPADKDFEMQRFVNGETQIMVATTVIEVGVNVPNASVMIIESAERFGLSQLHQLRGRVGRGADQSYCILLSSYKLSEEGKTRLKTMVETTDGFKIAEVDLKLRGPGNLMGTQQSGVLNLKIADVVKDSKILVAARNTAISILQEDGNLSQEKNLPIKQAYIKMTKSSKIWSNIS, encoded by the coding sequence TTGAATTTAAATTATCCAATTACATACATTAAAGGAATTAGCGTACAAAGAGCAGCCCTTTTGCATGCAGAATTGGGTATAAAAACCTGTAACGATTTATTAAATTTCTTTCCTTTTAGATATATAGATAAAACACAGTTTTATGCGATAAAAGATCTGCACCCCAATTCTTCAGAAGTTCAAATTGTTGGTAAAGTTACACGTGTAAAATCTGTTGCTCAAAAAAGAGGAAGTAGGCTAGTGGCAACGTTTCAAGACGCTACTGGAACTATGGAATTGGTTTGGTTTAAAGGACAAAAATGGATTAAAGATTCGCTCAAGATAAACGAGCCTTATGTGGTGTATGGAAAATTAAATCATTACAATGGCAATTTTAGCATTCCACATCCAGAAATGGAATTGGTTACAGAATACAAAAAAAAATTGCAGGCCAAAATGCAACCTGTGTATCCATCTACAGAAAAACTAACAAATTCTGGGGTTTCTAATAAACTAATGCGCAATTATATTCAGAATTTATTGCAACAAGTTTATGATGGCATTCAAGAAAGTTTATCGATAGAGATTATAAATGATTTTAAGTTGATGTCTAAACGTGATGCCTTGCTAAATGTGCATTTTCCTAAAAGTCAAGAAAATTTAGCAAAAGCACAAAACAGACTAAAATTTGAAGAATTGTTTTTTATTCAATTGCAATTATTGCGTAAGAAACTCATCAATAAAACAAAAAACAAAGGATTTGTGTTCGAAAATGTGGGCGAAGTTTTCAATCGATTTTATAAAGAAAAATTACCATTTGAATTAACGAATGCCCAAAAAAGGGTTGTAAAAGAAATACGTAATGATGTTTCTACTGGCGCCCATATGAATCGTCTTTTACAAGGAGATGTGGGTTCAGGAAAAACAATAGTCGCTTTATTAACCATGCTTTTAGCCATTGATAATGGTTTTCAAGCCACCATTATGGCACCAACAGAAATATTGGCAAATCAGCATTTTACAGCAGTTTCCGAACTTTTAATAGGAATGAATATTAAGGTTGATATTTTAACAGGTTCCGTAAAAACAAAAAAACGAAGAGAAATTCATGCGAGTTTAGAAGATGGAAGTTTGCACATTTTAGTAGGAACACATGCCTTACTAGAAGATAAAGTAAAATTTAAAAATTTAGGAATCGCTATTATTGATGAACAACACAGGTTTGGTGTCGCTCAAAGAGCAAAATTGTGGACAAAAAATATATTGCCTCCACACATTTTAGTAATGACAGCCACACCCATTCCAAGAACTTTGGCAATGTCTGTTTATGGCGATTTAGATATTTCTGTAATAGACGAATTGCCACCAGGAAGAAAAGAAGTAAAAACCGTACATCGTTTTGATAGCAATAGATTGTCGGTTTTTAAATTTATGAAAGACGAAATTGCAAAAGGGAGGCAAGTGTATATTGTATATCCTCTTATAGAAGAATCTGAAGCCATGGATTATAAAGATTTAATGGATGGTTATGAGAGTGTTTCTAGAGAATTTCCCTCGCCCAAATATCAAATTAGCATTGTGCATGGAAAAATGAAACCTGCAGACAAAGATTTTGAAATGCAACGCTTTGTAAATGGCGAAACACAAATTATGGTCGCAACTACTGTAATTGAAGTGGGGGTAAATGTACCCAATGCAAGTGTTATGATTATTGAAAGTGCAGAACGTTTTGGACTGTCTCAATTACACCAATTAAGAGGAAGAGTAGGTAGAGGAGCAGACCAAAGTTATTGTATTTTATTATCGAGTTATAAATTATCTGAAGAAGGAAAAACAAGACTAAAAACGATGGTAGAAACCACAGACGGATTTAAAATTGCAGAAGTAGATTTAAAACTACGGGGTCCTGGAAATTTGATGGGCACACAACAAAGTGGAGTTTTAAATTTAAAAATTGCAGATGTGGTAAAAGATTCTAAAATATTAGTAGCTGCCAGAAATACAGCGATTTCAATATTACAAGAAGATGGTAATTTGTCTCAAGAAAAAAACTTACCGATAAAACAAGCCTATATAAAAATGACCAAATCGTCTAAGATTTGGTCTAATATAAGTTAA
- a CDS encoding non-canonical purine NTP diphosphatase: protein MKLVFATNNLNKLKEVQEILPNSIELLSLKDIKCFDEVDETETTLEGNAKLKANYITNTFGYNCFADDTGLEVEILNGKPGVYSARFAGEPTNSENNMQKLLLALQNKKNRKAQFRTAVCLNLDGKQFLFEGICKGEILTQKQGEKGFGYDPIFKPKGCSESFATMSSAEKHKISHRGIAIRKLVDFLTNYK from the coding sequence ATGAAACTTGTTTTTGCTACAAACAACTTAAATAAACTAAAAGAAGTTCAAGAAATACTTCCAAATTCAATAGAATTATTGAGTTTAAAAGACATTAAATGTTTTGATGAAGTGGATGAAACTGAAACTACTTTAGAAGGAAATGCAAAATTAAAAGCCAATTACATTACCAATACATTTGGCTACAATTGTTTTGCAGATGATACAGGTTTAGAAGTTGAAATTTTAAACGGAAAACCAGGAGTTTATTCAGCTCGTTTTGCAGGTGAACCTACTAATTCTGAAAACAATATGCAAAAATTATTATTAGCATTACAAAACAAAAAAAACAGAAAAGCACAGTTTAGAACAGCTGTTTGTTTAAATTTAGATGGTAAACAATTTTTATTTGAAGGAATTTGCAAAGGAGAAATTTTAACACAAAAACAAGGTGAAAAAGGTTTTGGTTACGACCCCATATTTAAACCAAAAGGTTGTAGCGAATCTTTTGCAACGATGAGTTCCGCAGAAAAACATAAAATTTCTCATAGAGGAATTGCAATTCGTAAATTGGTAGATTTTTTAACTAATTATAAATAG